The Thermodesulfovibrionia bacterium genome contains a region encoding:
- the dcm gene encoding DNA (cytosine-5-)-methyltransferase — MPQIHIKLNPNTHKKLLKKAKEYNYSIQEFVEKSIMMVAEDKEPFFAFRNADKDNRKYRFTFIDLFAGIGGIRTAFEVNGGKCIFSSEWDRWSQKTYFENFGELPHGDINEIKPNEIPDHEILTAGFPCQPFSIAGVSKKKSLGREHGFKDKTQGTLFFKIAEILEKKRPKAFMLENVKNLKGHDGGNTYKIIEGTLKELGYKVFADIIDASCYVPQHRERLFIVGFDRKVFGDMPKFSFPDPVRKRITLSEILEKKVDPKYILSTKLWQYLQDYAEKHRLKGNGFGYGICDRKSVARTLSARYYKDGSEILIKIPNSNPRRLTPRECARLMGFDDSFKIPVSDTQAYRQFGNSVAVPVVSAVAGELVKTCSPFLSNGKPA, encoded by the coding sequence ATGCCGCAGATCCATATAAAGCTTAATCCAAATACACACAAGAAGCTTCTCAAAAAAGCCAAAGAATACAATTACAGCATTCAGGAATTTGTTGAAAAATCAATAATGATGGTTGCAGAAGATAAGGAGCCTTTTTTTGCATTCAGGAATGCGGACAAAGATAACAGAAAATACAGATTTACTTTTATCGACCTGTTTGCAGGGATTGGTGGAATACGAACAGCGTTCGAAGTAAATGGTGGTAAATGTATATTTTCATCAGAATGGGACCGTTGGAGCCAGAAAACATATTTTGAAAATTTTGGAGAATTGCCACATGGCGACATCAATGAAATAAAACCTAATGAAATACCTGATCATGAAATTCTGACTGCTGGCTTTCCCTGTCAGCCTTTTTCAATAGCTGGCGTTTCGAAGAAAAAAAGTCTAGGAAGAGAACACGGATTTAAAGACAAAACTCAGGGCACATTATTTTTTAAAATTGCTGAAATACTTGAGAAAAAGAGGCCTAAGGCATTCATGCTTGAAAATGTAAAAAATTTAAAGGGACATGATGGTGGGAATACTTATAAGATAATAGAAGGAACCCTGAAAGAACTCGGCTATAAAGTTTTTGCTGACATAATTGACGCAAGTTGCTATGTGCCACAACACCGTGAGAGACTGTTTATAGTCGGGTTTGACAGGAAAGTTTTTGGAGATATGCCTAAGTTTAGCTTTCCTGACCCAGTAAGGAAGAGAATTACCTTAAGTGAAATTCTAGAAAAAAAAGTAGACCCTAAATATATTCTTTCTACCAAGTTGTGGCAATATCTCCAAGATTACGCAGAAAAGCACAGACTAAAGGGTAATGGCTTTGGATATGGCATTTGTGACAGAAAATCAGTTGCGCGTACATTGAGTGCCCGATATTATAAAGACGGATCCGAAATACTTATAAAAATCCCAAATTCCAACCCCCGTCGACTTACACCCCGTGAGTGTGCAAGACTTATGGGTTTTGATGACAGTTTTAAAATTCCTGTTTCCGACACACAGGCATATAGACAGTTTGGTAATTCTGTCGCTGTTCCTGTTGTTTCAGCAGTGGCAGGAGAGCTTGTCAAGACCTGCAGCCCCTTCTTATCCAACGGAAAGCCTGCCTGA
- a CDS encoding ferritin family protein gives MKYSIQEIVEQAIQTEKLGYEFYTTLAEKFRDDGKLCGLFELLAGQELKHEQVFIGLKGQISTKSLVDWDEASHYLRAIVESEFFLGSKKALPSLQNIKTGNDALRHAMFFEKETLLYFYSMRDLVIEWKVVDEIINEEKSHIKQISQMMR, from the coding sequence ATGAAATATTCGATTCAGGAGATAGTTGAGCAGGCAATACAGACAGAGAAGCTCGGATATGAGTTTTATACAACTCTGGCTGAAAAGTTCAGAGATGATGGTAAGCTCTGCGGGCTTTTTGAACTGCTGGCGGGGCAGGAACTTAAGCATGAGCAGGTCTTTATCGGCCTGAAAGGTCAGATCTCTACCAAGAGCCTTGTTGACTGGGATGAAGCGTCGCACTATCTTAGAGCCATAGTTGAGTCTGAGTTCTTTCTTGGAAGTAAAAAAGCGCTGCCGTCACTGCAGAATATTAAGACAGGCAATGATGCCCTGCGCCATGCAATGTTCTTTGAAAAAGAGACGCTTCTTTATTTTTACAGCATGCGAGACCTTGTGATAGAGTGGAAGGTGGTTGACGAAATTATTAACGAAGAGAAGTCCCACATAAAACAGATCTCTCAGATGATGAGATAA
- a CDS encoding ABC transporter ATP-binding protein, whose product MDIALSVNKLTMDFGGIRALDHLDLDIKRGEILALIGPNGAGKTTFFNCITGLYEPSEGEIFISPPEQKREKINGLKPNIITKLGMARTFQNIRLFPNMTALENVMIGRHCRTHSRIIGALFRGSSTMNEERESVRKSYEMLEKTGLNSYVNEAAKNLPYGAQRRLEIARALATEPFLLLLDEPAAGLNSSETMELDNMIKAIRDEEGISILLIEHDMKLVMSISDRVVVMDYGKKIAEGAPDEIRNDPVVIKAYLGEDFVA is encoded by the coding sequence ATGGATATCGCGCTTTCAGTAAACAAACTTACAATGGATTTCGGCGGGATCAGGGCGCTGGACCATCTTGACCTTGATATTAAAAGGGGCGAGATACTTGCGCTTATCGGCCCTAACGGAGCCGGCAAGACAACATTCTTTAACTGTATAACCGGATTATATGAGCCATCTGAAGGAGAGATATTCATATCTCCGCCTGAACAAAAGAGGGAGAAGATCAACGGTCTGAAGCCGAACATCATTACAAAGCTTGGCATGGCGCGCACATTCCAGAATATCCGCCTCTTTCCGAATATGACAGCACTTGAGAATGTGATGATAGGACGTCACTGCCGAACCCATTCAAGGATCATCGGAGCTCTCTTCAGAGGCAGCTCTACAATGAATGAAGAGAGGGAGAGCGTCAGGAAGAGCTATGAAATGCTCGAAAAGACGGGATTAAACTCATATGTGAACGAGGCTGCAAAGAACCTTCCATACGGCGCGCAGAGGCGGCTTGAGATAGCGCGTGCTCTGGCTACAGAGCCTTTTCTGCTGCTGCTTGACGAACCTGCCGCAGGGCTCAACAGCAGTGAGACAATGGAGCTTGATAATATGATAAAGGCTATCAGGGACGAAGAGGGCATATCCATCCTCCTTATCGAACATGATATGAAGCTTGTGATGAGCATATCCGACCGTGTTGTTGTCATGGACTATGGAAAGAAGATAGCCGAGGGCGCTCCTGATGAGATAAGGAATGACCCTGTTGTGATAAAGGCATATTTAGGAGAGGATTTCGTTGCTTAA
- a CDS encoding branched-chain amino acid ABC transporter permease LivH (LivHMGF is the membrane component of the LIV-I/LS branched-chain amino acid transporter): protein MEYFFELLLGGLTRGSIYALIALGYTMVYGIIGLINFAHGEIYMIGAFTALIIASVLTVLGFNEVSILVLASAAAVIYSSAYGFTIEKIAYKPLRSAPRLSPLISAIGMSVFLQNYVRLAQTSDFLPFPSLIPEFEFMENYEHIFSSAELAILLTTTVVMLILTLVIKYTKVGIAMRATAQDRNMAMLAGVDVNRIISITFIIGSSLAAIGGVLIASHIGQINFNIGFIVGIKAFTAAVLGGIGSIPGAVLGGFFLGWVESLATGYVSSDYEDVFAFALLVLVLIFRPAGILGKSGSQKV from the coding sequence ATGGAATACTTTTTTGAGCTTCTGCTCGGGGGGCTGACACGCGGCAGCATATACGCTCTTATCGCTCTCGGGTACACGATGGTGTACGGCATTATCGGGCTGATCAATTTTGCGCATGGCGAGATATACATGATCGGCGCATTCACCGCGCTTATCATCGCAAGCGTTCTAACTGTCTTAGGCTTTAATGAAGTATCCATCCTTGTCCTTGCCTCAGCAGCAGCTGTCATATACTCTTCAGCTTACGGTTTTACCATAGAGAAGATAGCATACAAACCTCTCCGCAGCGCGCCCAGGCTGTCACCGCTTATCAGCGCAATAGGGATGTCCGTATTTCTGCAGAACTATGTGCGCCTTGCCCAGACCTCAGACTTTCTCCCTTTTCCGTCGCTCATACCTGAGTTTGAATTCATGGAGAATTACGAGCATATATTCAGCTCTGCAGAGCTTGCCATACTCCTTACCACAACAGTGGTCATGCTGATACTTACACTCGTCATCAAATATACGAAGGTTGGGATAGCGATGCGCGCGACTGCGCAGGACAGAAATATGGCGATGCTTGCCGGCGTGGATGTGAACAGGATCATCTCAATAACATTCATTATCGGCTCTTCACTTGCCGCGATTGGCGGAGTTCTTATCGCATCCCACATAGGACAGATAAATTTCAATATAGGATTTATCGTCGGCATCAAGGCGTTCACAGCTGCTGTGCTCGGCGGCATCGGCAGTATCCCGGGGGCTGTCCTCGGAGGCTTCTTTCTCGGATGGGTCGAGAGCCTTGCAACAGGGTATGTCTCAAGCGACTATGAGGATGTATTCGCATTTGCTCTGCTGGTTCTGGTTCTCATATTCAGGCCGGCTGGGATACTCGGCAAGTCAGGTTCGCAAAAGGTTTGA
- a CDS encoding radical SAM protein, translating into MKIKEITAKSILSKSQIYDYAINPYVGCAHNCVYCYAKFMKRFTGHTEPWGDFVDVKINAPELLANEIKKKKIGRVWISGVCDAYQPLERKYMITKQCLSILAENNWPFTIQTKSPLVLRDIEILKRAGDAEVGFTITTADDKIRKIFEPGAPPVNKRIEALAELHSAGIKTFAMIAPVLPGAEGLVSELKGKVDHVLIDRLNYHYADRLYKEHGMMWAMQDSFFSEMGKELMKGFKKEGIACQVLY; encoded by the coding sequence ATGAAGATCAAAGAGATCACCGCAAAGAGTATCCTTTCAAAATCCCAAATCTATGATTACGCCATAAATCCGTATGTCGGATGCGCGCATAACTGCGTTTACTGCTATGCCAAGTTCATGAAGAGGTTTACAGGCCATACCGAACCATGGGGGGATTTTGTTGATGTGAAGATAAACGCGCCTGAGCTTCTGGCTAATGAGATAAAGAAGAAAAAGATCGGCCGGGTATGGATAAGCGGAGTCTGCGATGCTTATCAGCCTCTGGAAAGAAAGTATATGATCACCAAGCAATGCCTTTCCATCCTCGCAGAGAACAACTGGCCTTTTACCATTCAGACCAAATCCCCTCTTGTCCTTCGGGATATTGAGATACTGAAGAGAGCAGGCGATGCCGAGGTCGGCTTCACAATAACCACTGCCGATGACAAGATTAGAAAGATCTTTGAACCCGGTGCCCCGCCCGTGAATAAGAGGATTGAGGCATTAGCTGAACTTCACTCCGCAGGTATCAAGACCTTTGCCATGATAGCGCCGGTCCTGCCGGGTGCCGAAGGGTTGGTCAGTGAATTAAAGGGCAAGGTGGATCATGTGCTGATAGACAGGCTGAACTATCATTACGCTGACAGGTTATACAAAGAACACGGTATGATGTGGGCAATGCAGGATAGTTTCTTCTCAGAGATGGGGAAGGAGTTGATGAAGGGATTTAAAAAAGAAGGAATTGCGTGTCAGGTGCTTTATTGA
- a CDS encoding ORF6N domain-containing protein produces the protein MTDLIPVELIEGKIYLIRKQKVMLDQDLAKLYGVETKVLVQAVKRNIDRFPDDFMFQLNSQEFVNLRLQFVTSSWGGRRYHPFAFTEQGVAMLSSVLKSKRAIHVNIAIMRAFVKLRDMLSTHKELANKLIILENRITNQDKAIYTIFEAINHLKSEPKIKHKKIAGFGKD, from the coding sequence ATGACTGATTTGATACCTGTAGAACTTATTGAGGGGAAAATATATCTGATACGAAAACAGAAGGTTATGCTGGATCAGGACCTTGCAAAATTATATGGGGTTGAAACAAAGGTACTGGTTCAGGCAGTAAAAAGAAATATAGACAGGTTCCCTGATGATTTTATGTTTCAGCTTAATAGCCAAGAGTTTGTAAACTTGAGGTTACAATTTGTGACCTCAAGTTGGGGCGGTAGGCGTTATCATCCATTTGCATTTACCGAGCAGGGTGTTGCTATGCTATCATCTGTTCTTAAAAGCAAAAGGGCTATACATGTCAATATAGCGATAATGCGTGCCTTTGTTAAATTAAGAGATATGCTTTCAACGCATAAAGAATTAGCCAACAAGCTGATCATTCTTGAAAATAGGATAACTAATCAGGACAAGGCGATATACACAATATTCGAGGCCATTAACCACCTGAAGAGCGAACCAAAGATAAAACATAAGAAGATCGCCGGTTTCGGAAAAGATTAA
- a CDS encoding ferritin family protein → MMKAVQIAIKMETDAINFYKEAAARTSSPVGEKMFLSVAEDEKRHLLMLSKIFKGEDIIIEDVNPKDNIRTIFEAMKDEMMQRVKATDDELEAFKIAMQMEKDGIEFYRKAKLGAGSDLERSLFERLIVEEAHHYDIFAETYSFLLDTGNWFLWDEQGIIEG, encoded by the coding sequence ATGATGAAAGCTGTTCAGATAGCAATTAAGATGGAGACTGACGCGATCAATTTTTATAAGGAGGCAGCGGCAAGGACATCTTCGCCGGTCGGGGAGAAGATGTTCCTGTCAGTTGCAGAAGATGAAAAAAGGCATCTGCTGATGCTTTCCAAAATATTTAAAGGCGAGGACATCATTATAGAAGATGTTAATCCCAAAGATAATATCAGGACTATCTTCGAGGCCATGAAGGACGAGATGATGCAGAGGGTCAAAGCGACTGATGATGAACTTGAGGCTTTTAAAATTGCCATGCAGATGGAGAAGGATGGGATAGAGTTCTACAGGAAGGCAAAACTCGGAGCAGGGTCAGATCTGGAGAGATCTTTGTTTGAAAGGCTGATCGTTGAAGAGGCGCATCATTATGACATCTTTGCAGAAACATACTCATTTCTGCTTGATACCGGGAATTGGTTCTTGTGGGATGAGCAGGGCATTATTGAAGGATAG
- a CDS encoding endonuclease domain-containing protein: MTKLFNKYNEKDKRRLLRNNMPKAEVVLWSKLKNKQLNGYKFRRQYSVNNFVVDFYSPELKLAIEVDGDSHFTDGADVCDKERQLIIESYGIKFLRFTNREVYENVDGVIATMIEHSKR; encoded by the coding sequence ATGACAAAGCTATTTAATAAATACAATGAGAAGGATAAGCGAAGGCTTCTGAGAAATAATATGCCAAAGGCCGAGGTTGTCCTATGGTCTAAACTTAAGAATAAACAATTAAACGGCTATAAGTTCAGACGCCAATATAGCGTAAATAATTTTGTGGTAGATTTTTATTCGCCAGAACTAAAATTAGCCATAGAGGTTGATGGTGACTCTCATTTCACTGACGGAGCAGATGTTTGTGATAAAGAGAGACAATTAATTATTGAGTCATACGGAATAAAGTTTCTTAGATTTACTAATAGAGAAGTATATGAAAATGTAGATGGTGTCATTGCGACAATGATTGAACATAGTAAAAGATAA
- a CDS encoding 2-oxoacid:acceptor oxidoreductase subunit alpha: MDYTIKIGGEAGQGIQTIGGSLAKALSRSGYHVFTHQDYESRVRGGHNFYQIRFSDKPVSAIREKVDILVAFDTESILRHETELTVNGIIIYDSSFHKQKHNEPYFLDVPFSDLALEHGGNKIMLNTAATGAVLGMLGIETEILIGLIKEDFRTKGDEIISGNIKAAAAGHEYTKNKCAKCSFTITEPSNKKMLINGTEAIGLGAIASGCKFYSAYPMTPATGIMNYIADKEEEYGIIVEQAEDEISAINMALGASFAGVRAMTGTSGGGFALMQEGVSLAGMTETPIVIALGQRPGPATGLPTRTEQADLLFLLHSGHGEFPKIVFAPGTPEQAFYLTNKAFELSEKYQVPAFVITDQYLADTQWTYDSFASDKIKYVDRRLRGDELTKLPEYRRHAFTDSGISPLAVPGASRHLVVTDSDEHDEDGHITENAETRNKMVEKRLFKKMPLIREEISPPLLYGDKEPDILLVGWGSTYGVIKEVVDILSNEKRIAMLHFSEIYPFPLEKKLNYLSLLNNSKLAICIENNATCQFARLIKAETGYIFFENEIKKYDGRPFTLDGLLGEVNAHIRRL, encoded by the coding sequence ATGGACTACACAATAAAGATAGGCGGAGAGGCAGGGCAGGGGATACAGACCATCGGCGGCTCTTTGGCAAAGGCCCTCTCCAGGTCCGGCTATCATGTCTTCACCCATCAGGACTATGAGTCCCGCGTAAGGGGCGGGCACAATTTTTACCAGATAAGGTTTTCAGACAAACCTGTTTCAGCTATCAGAGAGAAGGTTGATATACTTGTTGCGTTTGATACAGAGAGCATTCTCCGCCATGAGACAGAGCTTACCGTAAACGGGATCATTATATATGACTCCTCATTTCACAAGCAAAAACATAATGAGCCGTATTTCCTTGACGTTCCATTCTCTGATCTTGCTTTAGAGCATGGCGGCAATAAGATCATGCTCAATACCGCAGCGACAGGCGCTGTGCTTGGTATGCTCGGCATTGAGACTGAAATTCTTATCGGATTAATTAAGGAAGATTTTAGAACAAAGGGCGATGAGATAATCAGCGGGAATATTAAGGCTGCAGCTGCAGGCCATGAGTATACAAAAAACAAATGCGCTAAATGTTCATTCACAATAACGGAACCGTCAAATAAGAAGATGCTCATCAACGGTACAGAAGCTATAGGCTTGGGGGCTATAGCTTCAGGATGTAAATTTTATTCTGCCTATCCTATGACGCCGGCAACAGGCATCATGAACTATATTGCCGATAAAGAGGAAGAGTACGGAATCATTGTCGAGCAGGCTGAAGATGAGATTTCTGCCATCAATATGGCGCTTGGGGCATCGTTTGCAGGCGTGAGAGCTATGACAGGGACTTCAGGCGGCGGCTTTGCCCTGATGCAGGAGGGCGTCTCGCTTGCCGGCATGACTGAAACACCGATAGTCATTGCGCTTGGACAGAGGCCCGGGCCTGCGACAGGGCTTCCTACAAGGACAGAACAGGCTGACCTTCTCTTTCTTCTTCATAGCGGACACGGGGAATTCCCCAAAATAGTCTTTGCTCCGGGTACACCCGAACAGGCATTTTATCTCACGAACAAGGCGTTTGAACTTTCTGAAAAATATCAGGTCCCTGCATTTGTTATTACTGATCAGTATCTTGCTGATACTCAATGGACATATGACAGTTTTGCTTCTGACAAGATCAAATATGTTGACCGCAGGCTGCGCGGTGATGAGCTTACGAAACTGCCTGAGTACCGCAGGCATGCCTTTACAGACAGCGGGATATCTCCTCTTGCGGTTCCCGGAGCTTCAAGGCATCTTGTTGTTACAGACAGCGATGAGCATGATGAAGACGGACATATCACAGAGAATGCGGAGACGAGGAACAAGATGGTAGAGAAGAGGCTCTTTAAAAAAATGCCATTGATAAGAGAAGAGATATCTCCGCCTCTTCTGTACGGTGATAAAGAGCCTGATATTCTGCTTGTAGGATGGGGCTCAACATATGGTGTGATAAAAGAGGTGGTCGATATTCTTTCAAACGAAAAACGCATAGCAATGCTTCATTTCAGCGAGATATATCCATTTCCTTTGGAGAAGAAATTAAATTATTTGAGCTTATTGAATAATTCTAAACTGGCGATATGTATTGAGAACAATGCAACCTGCCAGTTTGCGCGTCTCATAAAGGCGGAGACCGGCTATATCTTTTTTGAGAATGAGATAAAGAAGTACGATGGAAGGCCTTTTACTTTAGACGGACTTTTAGGAGAGGTGAATGCCCACATTAGAAGATTATAA
- a CDS encoding ORF6N domain-containing protein, whose amino-acid sequence MSNIIPAEIIEKKIYLIREHKVMLDKDLAELYGVETRALNQAVRRNIDRFPDDFMFSLNREEIMNLSQFVISSNIKHAPNVFAFTEQGVAMLSSVLRSKRAVDVNIEIMRSFVRLRIVLSPHKELTKKIDSMEKKYDAQFRAVFDAIRQLIATPAENAKKIIGFGKEE is encoded by the coding sequence ATGAGCAATATTATCCCTGCTGAGATCATTGAAAAAAAGATTTATCTCATAAGAGAGCATAAAGTTATGCTTGATAAGGATTTGGCAGAGCTTTATGGAGTTGAAACAAGGGCGCTGAATCAGGCTGTCCGCAGAAATATTGACCGTTTTCCTGATGACTTTATGTTTTCTCTTAATAGGGAAGAAATAATGAACTTATCACAATTTGTGATAAGTTCAAATATAAAGCATGCTCCAAATGTCTTTGCATTCACTGAACAAGGCGTTGCCATGCTCTCCAGCGTTCTGAGGAGCAAGCGTGCTGTAGATGTCAATATCGAGATAATGCGGTCTTTTGTCAGGTTAAGAATAGTTCTGTCCCCTCACAAAGAACTCACAAAAAAGATAGATTCCATGGAAAAGAAATATGATGCGCAGTTTAGGGCAGTCTTTGACGCCATACGCCAGCTAATAGCCACTCCGGCTGAAAACGCAAAAAAGATCATAGGATTCGGGAAAGAAGAATAA
- a CDS encoding branched-chain amino acid ABC transporter permease gives MINITEIKRSLLASIWFIFLTFPIMVIRVNPVENVIEWRWRNMALIGVGSFLLSFLWRWMIKRKEAGIKNEASGEAAGITIFHKLKSRPALFIPSIGSLIVLTASFPFLFSAYQVNIMTTALMYAVLGLGLNIVVGLAGLLDLGYVAFYAVGAYSYALINLHYGLGFWTVLPVGALLGALFGILLGFPVLRLRGDYLAIVTLGFGEIIRLILENWNAFSFGPSGIANIPRPSFFGIDLSLQSATTYIYFLMICLALFTVIVVNRLSDSRIGRAWLALREDEMACQAMGIDKTKTKLSAFALGATWAGMMGVVFAAKTTFINPASFTFLESAMILCIVVLGGMGSMIGVITAAFILILLPEYLRAFSEYRMLVFGAVLVIMMVFRPQGLISNVRRTYRFDKTKD, from the coding sequence ATGATCAATATCACTGAAATAAAAAGATCTCTTCTCGCATCAATATGGTTCATCTTCCTAACATTTCCGATCATGGTGATACGCGTGAATCCGGTTGAGAATGTCATTGAGTGGAGATGGCGGAATATGGCGTTGATCGGCGTCGGCAGCTTTTTATTATCTTTTTTATGGAGATGGATGATAAAGAGAAAAGAAGCGGGCATTAAGAATGAAGCCTCAGGAGAGGCGGCAGGTATTACAATATTTCATAAGCTCAAGAGCAGGCCTGCCTTATTTATCCCGTCAATCGGTTCTCTCATTGTATTAACCGCATCATTTCCATTTCTCTTTTCTGCATATCAGGTAAATATAATGACCACGGCGCTGATGTATGCGGTGCTCGGGCTTGGGCTTAATATTGTTGTCGGGCTTGCAGGACTGCTTGACCTTGGATATGTGGCGTTCTACGCGGTGGGCGCTTACAGCTACGCACTTATAAATCTTCACTACGGCCTCGGCTTCTGGACCGTCCTGCCTGTGGGGGCTTTATTAGGAGCGCTCTTCGGCATACTGCTCGGATTCCCTGTGCTTCGGCTGAGAGGTGATTATCTTGCTATAGTGACACTCGGCTTCGGCGAGATCATACGGCTGATTCTTGAGAACTGGAACGCATTCTCGTTCGGCCCGAGCGGGATCGCGAATATACCGCGGCCGTCTTTCTTCGGCATCGACTTATCACTTCAGTCAGCGACAACATACATCTACTTCCTGATGATCTGCCTCGCGCTCTTTACCGTTATCGTCGTCAACAGACTTTCGGACTCGCGCATTGGCAGGGCATGGCTTGCCTTGCGGGAGGATGAGATGGCGTGCCAAGCGATGGGCATAGACAAGACAAAGACAAAGCTCTCGGCATTTGCTTTGGGCGCGACATGGGCAGGAATGATGGGGGTGGTATTTGCGGCCAAGACGACATTTATCAATCCCGCCAGCTTCACATTCCTTGAATCAGCGATGATCCTGTGCATAGTAGTGCTCGGCGGCATGGGCTCGATGATCGGGGTTATTACCGCGGCTTTCATACTTATACTTCTGCCCGAGTATCTGAGGGCATTCTCTGAATACAGGATGCTCGTCTTCGGCGCGGTACTTGTCATCATGATGGTATTCAGGCCGCAGGGGTTAATAAGCAATGTGCGGCGCACTTATAGGTTTGATAAGACAAAAGATTAA
- a CDS encoding ABC transporter ATP-binding protein has protein sequence MLKLIDVNTFYGNIQALKGVNINISEGEIITLIGANGAGKTTALMSISGLVPPRSGGIFFFSKPIHNVSPDKIVSLGISQVPEGRHIFPQLTVMENLRMGAFLRRDRDGIKKDLEYIFDLFPILTSRRHQTGGTLSGGEQQMLAIARALMARPKLLLLDEPSLGLAPMIVKQIFEIIRKINKEHGTTVFLVEQNANLALQTAHRGYVMENGRVVLEGSAGELLSNEDVKKAYLGF, from the coding sequence TTGCTTAAGCTGATCGATGTAAACACCTTTTACGGAAATATTCAGGCCCTGAAGGGAGTCAATATCAATATCTCAGAGGGAGAGATAATAACCCTCATCGGCGCAAACGGAGCAGGCAAGACCACAGCCCTCATGTCCATTTCAGGCCTTGTGCCTCCAAGGTCAGGCGGGATATTTTTCTTCAGCAAGCCCATTCATAATGTGAGCCCTGATAAGATCGTGTCGCTCGGCATATCACAGGTGCCTGAGGGGCGGCACATATTCCCGCAGCTGACCGTCATGGAGAATTTGCGCATGGGCGCTTTTTTGCGCAGGGACAGAGACGGGATAAAGAAAGACCTTGAATACATATTCGATCTCTTTCCGATCCTCACATCAAGGCGCCATCAAACAGGTGGAACGCTGAGTGGCGGCGAACAGCAGATGCTCGCAATTGCAAGGGCGCTCATGGCAAGGCCAAAACTTCTTCTGCTTGATGAGCCTTCGCTCGGGCTTGCTCCAATGATAGTAAAGCAGATATTTGAGATCATACGAAAGATCAACAAAGAACACGGGACCACCGTATTTCTTGTTGAGCAGAATGCAAACCTCGCGCTTCAGACAGCTCACAGAGGCTATGTAATGGAGAACGGCAGGGTTGTGCTTGAAGGCTCTGCCGGTGAACTGCTTTCAAATGAGGATGTAAAAAAGGCATATCTCGGCTTTTAA
- a CDS encoding nitroreductase family protein has protein sequence MDILQAIKERRSINFFEPGQDISEAKLRELIALANLSPSSFNLQPWRVVVVKNAERKKTLRKCAFDQPKVEEASAVLIIIADPNAVEDNSGRVLDSWQELGFMKPEMRETYLGMMKNLYGDVDSITRKIFAAKNAALFGMNIMLAAKGLGLETHPMDGFDGEAVKKEFGIPEDKIIPMLIAVGNLKSGITLLPRAFRRDIDEFTGFESYKS, from the coding sequence ATGGATATACTTCAGGCGATCAAGGAAAGACGCTCGATCAACTTTTTTGAACCTGGTCAGGATATTTCAGAAGCAAAGCTCAGGGAACTCATTGCGCTGGCAAACCTTTCACCGTCCTCATTCAACCTCCAGCCCTGGCGGGTTGTGGTAGTGAAAAATGCTGAAAGGAAAAAGACTTTAAGAAAGTGCGCCTTTGACCAGCCCAAGGTTGAGGAGGCGTCAGCTGTCCTCATAATCATCGCAGACCCGAATGCTGTAGAGGATAACAGCGGCAGGGTGCTTGACAGCTGGCAGGAGCTTGGATTTATGAAGCCTGAGATGCGCGAGACATATCTTGGGATGATGAAGAATCTTTATGGTGATGTTGACAGTATCACGAGAAAGATCTTTGCCGCAAAGAATGCCGCTCTATTCGGGATGAACATTATGTTGGCGGCTAAAGGGCTTGGGCTTGAGACGCATCCCATGGATGGTTTTGACGGGGAGGCGGTAAAGAAGGAGTTCGGCATTCCTGAAGACAAGATAATCCCAATGCTGATTGCTGTTGGAAATTTAAAGTCAGGTATAACCCTTCTCCCAAGGGCGTTCAGGCGGGATATCGACGAGTTCACAGGTTTTGAATCCTATAAATCGTAA